From one Rhodamnia argentea isolate NSW1041297 chromosome 1, ASM2092103v1, whole genome shotgun sequence genomic stretch:
- the LOC115747093 gene encoding basic leucine zipper 8-like yields the protein MLSTFPAMLPSDPIFDNPFLSFGNGFPPWDCPDLFPAVQTPPGTLDSSSGSDGPNPNQDNPSNSNSSQTSSEKNRASPVVDERKRRRMISNRESARRSRMRKQKHLENLRSQLNRLRVENRDLTNRLRLLLCYVHRLQIDNDQMRSEHVKLRQKLSEICHVMLLQPQLHQQHGHGTT from the coding sequence ATGCTGTCCACTTTTCCGGCCATGCTGCCGTCCGATCCCATCTTCGACAACCCTTTCCTGTCGTTTGGGAACGGGTTCCCCCCGTGGGACTGCCCGGACCTCTTCCCGGCTGTCCAAACACCACCAGGAACCCTCGATTCGAGCTCCGGCTCCGATGGCCCGAACCCTAACCAAGACAACCCTTCGAACTCGAACTCCTCTCAGACCTCGAGCGAGAAAAACAGGGCCTCTCCTGTGGTGGACGAGCGGAAGCGGAGGCGAATGATATCGAACCGGGAGTCAGCGAGGCGGTCCCGCATGCGAAAACAAAAGCACCTCGAGAACCTGCGGAGCCAGTTGAACCGGCTGAGGGTCGAGAACCGGGACCTCACGAACCGGCTGCGTCTGCTGCTGTGTTACGTCCATCGCCTCCAGATCGATAACGACCAGATGCGTTCGGAGCACGTTAAGCTCCGGCAGAAGCTATCGGAAATATGCCACGTCATGCTTTTGCAGCCGCAACTGCACCAGCAGCATGGCCATGGAACGACGTGA
- the LOC115747062 gene encoding thioredoxin-like protein AAED1, chloroplastic yields MASSISPGHLRIPQSLSLSPPKPRSQLLVPPSSSATTSLVRSPFTAASIRSREFASRSGVAWSRVIVRASASGISPDSSDALGDVCIFTASGQPVMFKDLWDQNEGMAVVALLRHFGCPCCWELALALKESKAKFDSAGVKLIAVGVGTPDKAHILAERLPFPMDCLYADPEHKSYDILGLYYGLGRTFFNPASAKVFSRFDALQKAVKNYTIEATPDDRSSVLQQGGMFVFKGKELLYARKDEGTGDHAPLDDILDICCRVPVS; encoded by the exons ATGGCGTCCTCGATTTCTCCAGGACACTTGCGAATTCCACAATCTCTCTCGCTTTCCCCGCCGAAACCCAGGTCTCAACTTCTCGTTccgccttcttcttctgctaCTACTTCACTCGTCCGCTCTCCTTTCACTGCCGCTTCGATTCGCTCTCGAGAATTCGCCAGCCGGAGTGGCGTAGCCTGGTCGCGTGTCATCGTAAGAGCCTCCGCCTCCGGAATCAGTCCCGACAGCAGCGACGCTCTTGGGGATGTTTGCATTTTCACTGCCTCTGGCCAGCCCGTGATGTTCAAGGATCTCTGGGACCAAAATGAG gGAATGGCTGTTGTGGCGCTGTTGAGACACTTTGGTTGTCCTTGCTG CTGGGAGCTCGCTTTGGCTTTAAAAGAGTCGAAAGCCAAGTTCGACTCTGCTGGTGTGAAATTGATTGCTGTTGGTGTTGGGACTCCTGATAAAGCTCACATTCTTGCTGAACGG TTACCATTCCCGATGGATTGCCTTTATGCTGATCCCGAGCACAAG TCGTATGATATTCTGGGCTTGTATTATGGTCTTGGCCGCACATTCTTCAATCCAGCAAGC GCAAAGGTCTTTTCCAGGTTCGATGCTCTTCAGAAAGCTGTGAAGAACTACACAATCGAAGCGACTCCAGATGACCGCAGTAGTGTCCTGCAACAG GGTGGGATGTTTGTCTTCAAGGGTAAGGAATTGTTATATGCCCGGAAAGACGAAGGGACCGGAGATCATGCCCCTCTAGATGATATTTTGGATATCTGCTGCAGAGTCCCAGTATCATGA
- the LOC115730258 gene encoding thioredoxin-like protein AAED1, chloroplastic, whose product MASSISSQGLRFPQTLLPSPPKPGSRLPSTRAAPLVCTPSAVASVRSRGLASRSDMVQSRVVARASASEIGPDISDVLGDVRIFTAAGEPVLFRDLWDQNEGVAVVAMLRHFGCICCWELASSLKESKAKFDSAGVKLIAVGVGTPDKARILAERLPFPTDCLYADPDRKSYDVLGLYYGLGRTFFNPASAKVFSRFDSIQKAAKNYTIGATPDDRSSVLQQGGMLVFKGKQLLYARKDEGTGDHAPLDDIFDICCKVPVSS is encoded by the exons ATGGCGTCGTCGATTTCTTCTCAAGGCCTACGCTTTCCACAAACCCTCTTGCCCTCTCCTCCAAAACCCGGGTCTCGACTTCCCTCCACTCGTGCTGCTCCACTCGTTTGCACTCCTTCGGCCGTCGCTTCGGTTCGTTCCCGAGGGCTCGCTAGCCGGAGCGACATGGTCCAGTCGCGGGTCGTCGCTAGAGCTTCCGCCTCCGAAATCGGTCCCGACATCAGCGACGTCCTCGGCGATGTTCGCATTTTCACTGCCGCCGGTGAGCCCGTGCTGTTCAGGGATCTCTGGGACCAGAACGAG GGAGTGGCTGTTGTAGCAATGTTGAGACACTTTGGATGTATCTGCTG TTGGGAGCTTGCTTCATCTTTAAAAGAATCAAAGGCCAAATTCGACTCCGCTGGTGTGAAATTGATCGCTGTCGGTGTTGGAACTCCTGATAAAGCTCGCATTCTTGCCGAACGG TTACCCTTTCCGACCGATTGCCTGTATGCTGATCCTGATCGCAAG TCGTATGATGTTCTGGGCTTGTACTATGGTCTCGGCCGCACATTCTTCAATCCAGCAAGT GCAAAGGTCTTTTCCAGGTTTGATTCAATTCAGAAAGCTGCGAAGAATTATACCATCGGAGCCACCCCTGATGACCGAAGTAGTGTTCTGCAACAG GGTGGAATGCTTGTCTTCAAGGGCAAGCAACTGTTATATGCTAGGAAAGATGAAGGTACTGGCGATCATGCCCCTCTAGATGATATCTTTGATATCTGCTGCAAAGTCCCTGTATCGTCATAG
- the LOC115747061 gene encoding short-chain dehydrogenase ptmH-like, translating into MGDRVVALVTGCAKGGIGHEYCKALAERNCHVFASDIPQRMKDMSELTSSHADVEALALDVTSDESVASAIEAIISKFGRIDVLINNAGIGSVGPLAELPLEEVRKAWEINTLGQLRLVQKVVPHMAARRSGSIVNVGSVVGTVTTPWGGSYCSSKAAALAMTDALRLELHPFGINVVKVVPGAIRSNFGSATTEQLAAHKWGLYEPFAGAIAERGAASQSAKSTDAAVFARHVVSKVLSPRPPRQIVFGHMTGLFAVLSWSPLWVRDLFFSNRFGLNRKL; encoded by the coding sequence ATGGGGGATCGGGTGGTGGCTCTCGTCACGGGTTGCGCCAAGGGCGGCATCGGCCATGAGTACTGCAAGGCGCTGGCCGAGCGGAACTGCCACGTCTTTGCCTCCGACATCCCTCAGCGAATGAAAGACATGTCGGAACTCACGTCGAGCCATGCCGATGTGGAAGCCCTCGCGCTCGACGTCACGTCCGACGAGAGCGTGGCTTCGGCGATTGAGGCCATCATATCCAAGTTCGGCCGGATCGACGTCCTTATCAATAATGCTGGGATCGGGAGTGTGGGGCCCCTGGCGGAGCTCCCCTTGGAGGAGGTCCGGAAGGCTTGGGAAATCAACACCCTAGGCCAGCTAAGATTGGTTCAAAAAGTGGTGCCCCACATGGCGGCCCGGCGGAGTGGCAGCATCGTAAATGTCGGGAGTGTAGTGGGCACCGTGACGACCCCTTGGGGCGGGTCCTACTGTTCGAGCAAGGCGGCGGCGCTCGCCATGACGGACGCTCTGCGGCTGGAGCTCCATCCCTTTGGCATCAACGTGGTCAAGGTGGTCCCGGGGGCAATAAGGTCGAACTTCGGGAGCGCGACCACGGAGCAGCTGGCGGCTCACAAGTGGGGCCTATATGAGCCGTTCGCAGGGGCCATCGCGGAGCGCGGTGCGGCTTCGCAGAGCGCGAAATCGACGGACGCGGCGGTGTTTGCGAGGCACGTGGTGAGCAAGGTCTTGAGCCCCAGACCACCACGGCAGATCGTGTTTGGTCACATGACCGGGCTCTTTGCCGTGCTCTCTTGGTCTCCGCTTTGGGTGAGAGACCTCTTCTTCTCAAACCGGTTCGGCCTGAATCGGAAGCTCTAA